The genomic interval ATTCTGTTCAAGCACACTTTCCCTTCCCTTTCATCGCAAAGGAAGTGCATGGACGCGGCGGAAAGAGTGTCTATTTAATTGAAAATGCGAACCAATTAACATCATTGCCATCAGGAGGCGATTGGTTGATTCAAAAACCCGGCGTTTTTGGAAAAGATGTACGCGTTTTTGTTGTCGGAAAAAAAATCGTTGCTGCTGTGTTACGAGAATCCAGCTCAAATTTTAAAGCCAATTATACCCTTGGAGGCACAGCTTCCCTGTACGAATTGTCCGATGAAGAAACTGCACTTATCCAAACAATCATTGATGCCTTTGATTTTGGTATGGTCGGCATTGATTTTATTTTTGATGAAAAATGTCGATTTTTGTTTAACGAAATTGAAGATGTCGTAGGGAGTCGAACGTTAAGTGCGTTAAGTGACATCAATATTGTCCGAGAATATTTACAATTTATCCAGTCTCATTTCGCTTAAACACTAGAGTGAGTGCCATTGTCGCACTCGCTTTTTTAATTTTTTTACGCAACACTCCTGTTTTTTAACACTTTTAAAAAATTGAACATTTTGTTACATAATATAACAAAATATTGCAAAATCCCCTCTTCCAAATTATACTCTTTTTATAGATGTTATATTTAATAACATCGATTGATAGGTAACATTTCTTTACATAAAAAGTTCATCTATCGTTACTAGCCAAAATAATTGGTCACATTTTCGCACCCCCTTTTCCCCGCTTGACTCTCCGTACCCCCGCACAAAAAAAAGGAAGAACGAGCCTTCACACATCCACTCGTTCTTCCTTTTTTTATAATTGTTTCAATTCATTAATTCGATGAATCACAGCATCACGCTTTTCAACGTAATCTTTTTCTTTTGCACGTTCTTCCTCAATTACTTTCTCTGGCGCTTTCTTCACAAAGCCTTCATTTCCTAGTTTCTTCTGAACGCGTTCTAC from Peribacillus asahii carries:
- a CDS encoding ATP-grasp domain-containing protein — translated: MKKIGWLIYNREDAKKNKAYIEWMLAEAKELNMELQFHYREDLQIGHRQHNLFVDFRNEPVAPPAYAIIRTIDSFFTKQLEMLGTVCFNSSFVSEIANNKAKTHQFLSSLGIPMADTVYCQDSVQAHFPFPFIAKEVHGRGGKSVYLIENANQLTSLPSGGDWLIQKPGVFGKDVRVFVVGKKIVAAVLRESSSNFKANYTLGGTASLYELSDEETALIQTIIDAFDFGMVGIDFIFDEKCRFLFNEIEDVVGSRTLSALSDINIVREYLQFIQSHFA